GTATAATAAATGTCAATAAAGTACAaaaatagccaaaaaaaaaatataacataGCTTTCTGGACAGAAGAGATGGGATGAGAGGCCTTACTGATGGGGCAGGTGATGAGGAATCCGGAGTGGGAATGACTGAGGAGAGAAGAGGGGCGTTGTAGTCAAAACGAGGAATAGTGATCACAGCAGAGTGCTGCTCCCTGGGCTTCAGCTCCTCCTTGGTTTTCACTTCCACTTTCATTGGTTCTGTTGCCAATTCCTTtgctttttcttctgtttttgcTGTCACAAGTTTTCCCGCCATTCTTTTCTGAGTCTATCGGTGTTTCATTCCCAGTATTATTGAGTTAATTTGTATGGCAAATGAGACTTGTATTTATCTTTCGCAAACGAGGTTATATGCCCTAGTTCTTCCGCTAACTTTACTAATATAAAACGTGATTTATACTAAATGATTTACGCCCTCTTTGATAACTCAATTTCCCACGGTTTAAgagtgcatttgataaaactagaatctaaaaattgaaatctaattCTATTAAGTTATTgatttgttaaatattaaatcaaatatatttaaatgtatatCATAGTCACTGATAAATAAATagtttattacttatttttgaaacaagttatgtctaaaaaattcaataccacttaattaattcaaatattcaatttttcGTTATCAAATATATGTgaacatattaagatctgaatccattaaatttaaataatgaATTGGATTAGTAAACAAGGTCCAAATTAATTAAAGTGGCATTGAATTTCCTAGgtaaaatttgctttcaaaatgaaaatataaatctgaagtttgaattcattaaattatttaattattaaataCTAAATGTGATACATTGGAGCCTAGAAAATTTagtataattttatttttgaagcaaattttgcttaaaaaattcagtgtcatttaattaatttagttATACAATTTTTGGTTACTAAATGTGCCAAACATGTTAAtatctgaatccattaattttaagtattaaattgagttatcaaatagGAGGGCTAAGACTTGAACGGGAATGTCAAGCTAACTTAATCGTTAAGTAAGAGATTTCAAACTTCGTGACGACTTGGTAGTTGTTTGCAACTTTAAAGTTTTGTAATCAAAGACGCACCTGTCTGTTGTGTACCCGAAGTAGTTCTAccaaacagaatttttctacATATTACCACCCTCACAGTTCACAAAGTCATTTTAACAACTAAATCTATTAACTAATGTCAATCAGTTTGGACCATTGTGTGATAtcaaaggttaaaaaaaaaattcagacgtgtgcacaaaaataagacaaaCAAAAGTGTAgacttttcttttggaaaaagGGAGAATTACAGTTTCAGTCTCCAATTTTTAGCATATGTGATAAATTAGTTTCTAATGTTCCaatcaaaataaatttggttCTCAAAGTTTTTGGTAGTAGGTACATTCAATAATAATGAAAACTCAACAATGACTAACGGTCAAAatttaattattgttatttaataattttgaCTTTGTACTTTTGGACCctaatatttgaaattttaatcattttagtCGCTTAAGTTTTCAATAGTGATATTGAGGGTATTAGGATAAAATAAGACACGAATTACAACACAATTGTCTTAAATGGATATTAGCAAttctaattaaactttttatttttcacttcatttatTCATGCCACTAATGTCTCATATACTTCTTCCCTTTGGTATAATTGGTCTCAAATTTGGTATTATATATGTGATTATTGTTTTATACTATTAGTAATTAACTGATGATTAACCCATAATCAGTAAAAGCACTTCATATTAGTATTTATGTTTGCTGGTTTTTATAATTGCAATACCTAACTATAATAATTTAAGGCCTATATGCACAAGTCATGCAAGAACTAGCATGAAtgataataaattttatattaatactagaattttccttttttattttatatattatgtatatattgTCATTTGATTGTaacttgttaaaaaaaaataaaactcttTAAGTTCAATGATGTTATTATGTCGATATAAAGtgtttttatgaaattttataggaatTTAGGATGACATTTGTCATATCTTTAATTCAATGCAcaacttttctttcattttaaaACCCTTAACTATAACTAGAAACTTAAGAGACCATATTGATTGAAACTTCAAACATTAGGGACTAAAAATGTAAagttaaaatcagaaaatttagaGACCGGATTTGTTTTGGCTGATACATTAGAGACCAGTTTGATGTATAGGTCAAACATTGAGAATCAAATTTGTGTTTCTCcctttggaaaattttgagaagtagTAATAGAAAGATTTAAAATTCTTAAAGACATATAAGTTTTGGCAAATTCACATATTCCTAATATCTAATAAAACACGTCATAATCAAAATTACCAAATTAACCTATCCAACCAAGCAACCCCCCACTCTAATCATGTGGTCCCTAAATTCCCTTTCTTACTCTTTTTGAGTGGGAAATGAATTAGCCCAAAAATCTGAGCACTacaaaaaaaagtgaaaaattaccACACTTTCTTTTGTCATAGTTCTCAATTCGTGTTTAAAAGTGACTTTTTGACATGGTTTTAGCAACCGTGATGTCAAAAACTTCTTACCACACTTTTGTTGTTAACAACAATAAATCGTGGTAATTATGCTACTATTTGCCACGGTTGATTAATCATTGTGGTAACTTTGATATGTGCTGCATATCTTTCTTCAACCGAGTTGTTGGTTGGACCAAGTTTACTTGCTTATGCAAACTAGTTTGAGCAGCCTGTGCTAGTGGTGTGACAGTGGCTACAAAGCAGATcttagtattttttttcttgggcTCATGAATTGGATTCTAAATGTACTTTAATATTGACTTTGTGCTTTTTTAACTTCTTTGGTGATAATGTGATACTAATTACAGTTTTAACATTGTTTTGTAGGGTACGATTAGTAATGATGGGGAATGTAAAAAATTTCATCCAGCTCATTCGTTCTCAGATGTTTTTGGAAGTTATTTGTAGTCATGAAATCTTTATTGGGTGGTCCCATAATGTTAGTGTACTAGAGATGTTCTTCTAAAGGGTTAGACCATTGtattagctttcaaatggtaATCACTTTGGATTGGCATAATTTCGTGCAATATATGCTATGTTTTTGGTAACTTGTACGCACTTATTTGTgcgatttttaataaaaactTTAGCTATTTTACTTGTGTAAATTGTGGCAATAGATCTTAAACATTTATCTTTTGATATTTCTTTTAAGGGCAAATTTCACTttacccccctgtggtttagtgtttttttacataacccttctatggtttcaaaagctatacataaccccatAATGGTTTGGAtcaaagtgtcaaagtgacacaaatgatcattcgtaacggaatcacctaaaatatcaaaaatacccttacataatgttaaaaattatttattaaccaaggagggatatttgtatattttgaaaatcataacgGAGTTATATGATAAAGTATTAAACTATAAGAGGGTTATATGGtgaaatataaaaatcatatagGGTTAGTGTGTCAtatatttataagggtaatttctaaatttttagACGTTCCATTACAAATGACTATTTCTgttattttgacactttaatccaaaccatgagggggttatgtatagcttttgaaaccataggggggttatttaaaaaaatactaaaccacatggggataaaatataatttgccctTCTTTAGACAACATTGGAAATTAGGATGATTAATCAGAAACTTTCTCCACAGAACCAAAACTGTGAAATTAGTCCATGACAAAGACCTTTCTCAATGCTTTCCAAACCGTGGTAACAGTTTCGAACCATGTTAAAAACTGTGGTAAATAGTCAATGATATATATCACAGTTCTTTTATGACGAATGTAAAACTGTGATTTTTCCGTGGTAAAAAGTATTTATCACGGATCCAGAACTATTGCAAAGCATTTGCGACAGCTGTATACAAGACGCCTCCAAAACCGTTGCAAATTTGTGGCAAATACTATTTTTCACGGTTTAAAGTACTTTTTATCACATATTGGATGAGCGGcaaaaactgatttttttttttttttgtagaggAGGCAATCCTTTTAGGACTATCAATGGGATCTAGTCAGCTTGAACTCggttctttaaaaaaaaatctaatgagCCTAGCTTTTCATTGAGTTGGTTGAAATTGGGTATAATCCCAAATTAAATGTGAGTAGAGTTTGGGCCTTATTAGGATCAAATCCAATATAGGTTTGACCCTTTAATATgcctatatatataattatatataatatattcatattttgatatatatataattatatatctaaatatataataataatacttaTGAGTTAtttgtcaatatatatataa
This portion of the Coffea eugenioides isolate CCC68of chromosome 11, Ceug_1.0, whole genome shotgun sequence genome encodes:
- the LOC113752956 gene encoding uncharacterized protein LOC113752956 isoform X2 gives rise to the protein MAGKLVTAKTEEKAKELATEPMKVEVKTKEELKPREQHSAVITIPRFDYNAPLLSSVIPTPDSSSPAPSRGRRVQQKKPCQFLKSGCLASLPFGSEPETPQLD
- the LOC113752956 gene encoding uncharacterized protein LOC113752956 isoform X6, giving the protein MAGKLVTAKTEEKAKELATEPMKVEVKTKEELKPREQHSAVITIPRFDYNAPLLSSVIPTPDSSSPAPSRGRRVQQKKPCQFLKRNE
- the LOC113752956 gene encoding uncharacterized protein LOC113752956 isoform X5; its protein translation is MAGKLVTAKTEEKAKELATEPMKVEVKTKEELKPREQHSAVITIPRFDYNAPLLSSVIPTPDSSSPAPSRGRRVQQKKPCQFLKSSFG
- the LOC113752956 gene encoding uncharacterized protein LOC113752956 isoform X1, with amino-acid sequence MAGKLVTAKTEEKAKELATEPMKVEVKTKEELKPREQHSAVITIPRFDYNAPLLSSVIPTPDSSSPAPSRGRRVQQKKPCQFLKRKTNDEPTWRMGRCASGACNILFF
- the LOC113752956 gene encoding uncharacterized protein LOC113752956 isoform X3; its protein translation is MAGKLVTAKTEEKAKELATEPMKVEVKTKEELKPREQHSAVITIPRFDYNAPLLSSVIPTPDSSSPAPSRGRRVQQKKPCQFLKSCKYRRLLYPDC
- the LOC113752956 gene encoding uncharacterized protein LOC113752956 isoform X4 — its product is MAGKLVTAKTEEKAKELATEPMKVEVKTKEELKPREQHSAVITIPRFDYNAPLLSSVIPTPDSSSPAPSRGRRVQQKKPCQFLKRSQALLRLITM